In Rosa chinensis cultivar Old Blush chromosome 1, RchiOBHm-V2, whole genome shotgun sequence, a genomic segment contains:
- the LOC112182140 gene encoding vestitone reductase isoform X2 produces the protein MERDRSMEEVRGTVCVTGGTGYIASWLILRLLQHGYSVRATIRSSYLYMFHLSEGKRDISYLTSLPGAQEKLQIFHADLNNPETFNDAIQGCTGVFHLAHPMDVEGKEPEETVTKRALEGTLGILKACLSCKTVRRVVYTSSLATILYNSKRLEETDENTWSEADVCRSNKLVISSYLVSKTLVERTALEFAERNGLDLVTVVLPIVVGPFVCPNVPASVYMGMAPIFGDQEQCKYLVSTYMVHIDDVASAHIFLLEHANAKGRYICSSIQTMIHEFYDFLSARYPELHISIPDQLMEIKGYKGTNVSSMKLLNTGFKFKYGLGEMFDGAIQSCKEKGFL, from the exons ATGGAGAGAGATCGGTCGATGGAAGAAGTCAGAGGTACAGTCTGTGTAACTGGTGGAACAGGATATATAGCCTCATGGCTGATTCTGAGGCTGCTTCAGCATGGTTACTCGGTTCGAGCCACCATTAGATCCAGCTA CTTGTATATGTTCCATTTGTCAGAAGGCAAGAGAGATATCAGCTACCTGACAAGCCTTCCAGGAGCACAAGAGAAACTCCAAATCTTCCATGCAGATCTCAACAACCCCGAGACCTTCAACGACGCCATCCAAGGCTGCACCGGTGTCTTCCACCTTGCTCACCCCATGGACGTTGAAGGCAAAGAACCCGAGGAAACCGTAACCAAACGAGCCCTGGAAGGAACACTAGGCATTTTGAAGGCATGCCTAAGTTGCAAGACGGTGAGGCGAGTGGTTTACACATCCAGTTTGGCCACAATATTGTACAACAGCAAGCGTCTTGAAGAAACTGATGAAAACACATGGAGTGAGGCTGATGTATGCAGAAGTAACAAGCTTGTGATCTCTTCTTACTTGGTTTCCAAGACTCTGGTGGAGAGGACAGCCCTGGAATTTGCAGAGAGGAATGGTTTGGATCTTGTCACTGTGGTTTTGCCTATAGTTGTTGGACCCTTCGTTTGTCCAAATGTTCCTGCTTCCGTGTACATGGGCATGGCTCCCATTTTTG GTGACCAAGAGCAATGTAAATATCTTGTTAGCACATATATGGTGCACATAGATGATGTGGCGAGTGCCCATATCTTCCTTCTTGAACATGCTAATGCAAAAGGGAGGTACATTTGTTCGTCGATCCAAACAATGATTCATGAGTTTTATGACTTTCTTTCCGCAAGATACCCAGAACTTCATATATCAATACCAGA TCAGTTAATGGAGATTAAAGGTTACAAAGGAACTAATGTATCGTcaatgaaactgttgaatactGGCTTCAAATTTAAATACGGCCTTGGGGAAATGTTTGATGGCGCTATTCAATCTTGCAAAGAGAAGGGTTTTCTATAA
- the LOC112182140 gene encoding vestitone reductase isoform X1: protein MVTRFEPPLDPAKGKRDISYLTSLPGAQEKLQIFHADLNNPETFNDAIQGCTGVFHLAHPMDVEGKEPEETVTKRALEGTLGILKACLSCKTVRRVVYTSSLATILYNSKRLEETDENTWSEADVCRSNKLVISSYLVSKTLVERTALEFAERNGLDLVTVVLPIVVGPFVCPNVPASVYMGMAPIFGDQEQCKYLVSTYMVHIDDVASAHIFLLEHANAKGRYICSSIQTMIHEFYDFLSARYPELHISIPDQLMEIKGYKGTNVSSMKLLNTGFKFKYGLGEMFDGAIQSCKEKGFL, encoded by the exons ATGGTTACTCGGTTCGAGCCACCATTAGATCCAGCTA AAGGCAAGAGAGATATCAGCTACCTGACAAGCCTTCCAGGAGCACAAGAGAAACTCCAAATCTTCCATGCAGATCTCAACAACCCCGAGACCTTCAACGACGCCATCCAAGGCTGCACCGGTGTCTTCCACCTTGCTCACCCCATGGACGTTGAAGGCAAAGAACCCGAGGAAACCGTAACCAAACGAGCCCTGGAAGGAACACTAGGCATTTTGAAGGCATGCCTAAGTTGCAAGACGGTGAGGCGAGTGGTTTACACATCCAGTTTGGCCACAATATTGTACAACAGCAAGCGTCTTGAAGAAACTGATGAAAACACATGGAGTGAGGCTGATGTATGCAGAAGTAACAAGCTTGTGATCTCTTCTTACTTGGTTTCCAAGACTCTGGTGGAGAGGACAGCCCTGGAATTTGCAGAGAGGAATGGTTTGGATCTTGTCACTGTGGTTTTGCCTATAGTTGTTGGACCCTTCGTTTGTCCAAATGTTCCTGCTTCCGTGTACATGGGCATGGCTCCCATTTTTG GTGACCAAGAGCAATGTAAATATCTTGTTAGCACATATATGGTGCACATAGATGATGTGGCGAGTGCCCATATCTTCCTTCTTGAACATGCTAATGCAAAAGGGAGGTACATTTGTTCGTCGATCCAAACAATGATTCATGAGTTTTATGACTTTCTTTCCGCAAGATACCCAGAACTTCATATATCAATACCAGA TCAGTTAATGGAGATTAAAGGTTACAAAGGAACTAATGTATCGTcaatgaaactgttgaatactGGCTTCAAATTTAAATACGGCCTTGGGGAAATGTTTGATGGCGCTATTCAATCTTGCAAAGAGAAGGGTTTTCTATAA